Proteins found in one Hemibagrus wyckioides isolate EC202008001 linkage group LG23, SWU_Hwy_1.0, whole genome shotgun sequence genomic segment:
- the l3mbtl1b gene encoding lethal(3)malignant brain tumor-like protein 3 isoform X4, with amino-acid sequence MTDTPASNSSASGAEFDMMAALDWKDGIATLPGSNIRFRMTEFGTLEIVTDPEPKDKEEESPCLQPESTPSNGSSEPPSHSNQSETATPRTCDVAPSGLQTQTGSSSTTSANREDRPNVEMVSCKSCGHSGSRESFLQGKFCSSGCVQPSSGRSTPGDTGEGERLGKRIRKKKKMFMESEDDEEDNIEEEEEKFRVSKGRKAAKLARLVTAAPAKKKAWSWPAFLEEEKAVAAPLKLFKEHQAFPQSRNAFKVGMKLEGLDPCHPAFFCVLTVAEVQGYRTRLHFDGYPECYDFWVNADSWDVKPPGWCEKMGLKLLLPKGCKDGEFNWNTYVKNCRGQLAPKHCFKSLNTSVTPSGFRAGMKLEAVDRKNPSLICVATISAVVDNRLLIHFDNWDDTYDYWCDASSPYIHPVGYCEETELTLTTPAEYKQPNSFSWEKYLEETGTQAAPARAFKQRPPHGFQLGMKVEAVDKRNPMLIRVTTISDTEDHRVKIHFDGWSDEYDYWVDADSPDLHPVGWCQKTGHPLQNPSSSSDPQVPPGQGCPTSGCNGVGHIKGPRYGTHYTAVSCPYSELNLNKEGLLPDRLSGERPVTLSGPTRHRRTESVTQTPSATPTPTPTPTGSNPESNENMDNPSPTKTATAAKCTKPNQVKNEGNGKVDSLQQFLHDSVFCGWEPPKFQHCWEKHGKLLPEALGLSAKTVAKWSTDEVAGFVRKLPGCREHAAIFRNEQIDGEAFLLLTQSDIVKILSIKLGPALKIYNCILMLRSVDEE; translated from the exons ATGACAGACACACCTGCCAGCAATAGCTCAGCCTCAGGAGCAGAATTTGACATGATGGCTGCTCTTGATTGGAAGGATGGCATCGCTACGTTACCTGGCAGTAATATCCGG ttccgGATGACAGAATTTGGGACGCTTGAGATCGTAACAGATCCAGAGCCTAAAGACAAAGAAGAGGAGTCTCCATGCCTACAGCCGGAGTCTACACCCTCTAACGGCTCGTCAGAGCCACCCAGTCATTCGAACCAGTCAGAAACAGCAACACCACGTACATGTGATGTGG CTCCATCTGGACTGCAGACACAGACAGGTAGCTCCAGCACAACGAGCGCCAACAGAGAGGATCGCCCCAATGTAGAGATGGTCAGCTGCAAGTCCTGTGGCCACTCAGGTTCCCGGGAGTCTTTTCTCCAGGGGAAATTCTGCAGTTCTGGCTGTGTACAGCCCAGTAGTGGAAG GTCAACACCAGGTGATACCGGAGAAGGTGAGCGTTTAGGTAAGCGAAttcgaaagaagaagaagatgttcATGGAGtctgaggatgatgaggaggacaATATCGAGGAAGAAGAG GAGAAGTTTAGAGTCTCAAAAGGCAGAAAAGCAGCCAAACTTGCCAGATTGG TAACCGCCGCTCCTGCGAAGAAGAAGGCTTGGAGCTGGCCGGCCTTTCTAGAGGAAGAGAAAGCTGTGGCTGCCCccttaaaattatttaaagag CACCAGGCTTTTCCTCAGAGCAGGAATGCCTTTAAGGTTGGAATGAAGTTGGAGGGCCTGGACCCCTGCCATCCTGCTTTCTTCTGTGTGCTCACTGTGGCGGAG GTCCAGGGTTACAGAACAAGACTTCATTTTGATGGTTATCCAGAGTGCTATGACTTCTGGGTCAATGCCGATTCGTGGGATGTGAAACCACCAGGCTGGTGTGAGAAGATGGGCCTCAAGCTGCTGCTGCCCAAAG GTTGCAAAGATGGAGAATTTAATTGGAACACTTATGTAAAGAATTGTAGAGGCCAACTGGCACCCAAACATTGCTTCAAAAGTCTTAATACC TCAGTGACCCCCTCAGGCTTTCGTGCTGGGATGAAGCTAGAGGCCGTCGACAGGAAAAACCCATCTCTAATCTGTGTAGCTACAATATCCGCCGTTGTGGATAACCGCCTCCTCATCCACTTTGATAACTGGGATGATACATATGATTACTG GTGTGATGCCAGCAGTCCGTATATACATCCAGTTGGGTATTGTGAGGAAACGGAGTTAACCCTGACCACACCTGCAG aGTATAAGCAACCAAACAGTTTCTCATGGGAGAAATACCTGGAAGAGACCGGAACCCAAGCAGCACCTGCTAGAGCCTTCAAACAG AGACCTCCACATGGCTTTCAGCTGGGGATGAAGGTGGAGGCAGTGGACAAACGCAACCCCATGCTCATCCGCGTTACCACAATATCAGACACAGAGGACCACAGGGTCAAG atccATTTTGATGGTTGGAGCGATGAATACGATTACTGGGTGGATGCCGATAGCCCCGATCTGCATCCTGTCGGATGGTGTCAAAAGACTGGTCATCCTTTGCAGAACCCCAGTA gttCTAGTGATCCCCAGGTCCCTCCAGGACAAGGCTGCCCTACTTCAGGATGCAATGGGGTTGGACACATTAAAGGACCTCGCTATGGAACACATTACAC GGCTGTTAGCTGTCCCTACTCTGAGCTGAATCTGAATAAGGAGGGGCTGCTGCCCGACAGGCTGAGCGGAGAGAGGCCAGTGACACTGAGTGGACCTACACGGCACAGGCGCACAGAATCGGTCACACAGACTCCCTcagccacacccacacccacacctacacctACGGGCAGCAATCCTGAATCCAATGAAAACATGGACAACCCTTCACCAACCAA GACTGCCACTGCAGCCAAGTGCACTAAACCGAATCAGGTGAAGAATGAAGGAAATGGAAAAG TTGACTCTCTGCAGCAGTTCTTGCATGACTCTGTGTTCTGTGGCTGGGAGCCACCCAAATTTCAGCATTGCTGGGAGAAACATGGCAAGCTGTTACCTGAAGCACTGGGTCTCAGTGCAAAGACAGTGGCCAAGTGGAGCACAGACGAG GTTGCCGGTTTTGTGAGAAAGCTACCAGGCTGCAGGGAGCATGCTGCCATTTTCAGGAATGAA CAGATTGATGGTGAagccttcctcctcctcacccAGTCTGATATTGTAAAGATCCTAAGTATCAAGCTGGGCCCTGCTCTGAAAATCTATAACTGCATTCTTATGCTGAGGAGCGTAGATGAGGAATAG